In the genome of Aequorivita sp. H23M31, the window TTATTGGGGTTGCGAACAAATTGCTGAAACAGTGTTTCGCCATAGCAAATTCGGGTTTGCCGTATGATGATGCGCACGTTTCAGTGCTAAGAATTAAATAACCAATATTAAAATGTTGGTGTTGTTTATAGCTTGTTGAACTGGAAACAAATCGACGAAGGAAGATTTGTTCCATTTCAACAATGCCAGGAAAACTTTGTCAAAATTTAATGGAGAAAATGTTTGGTTTTTACCTCAGTTCTTTGTTAGCCACAGGTTTTTTATTCAGTTTCTTTGTATTCTAATATGTCAGCAGGTTGACATTCAAGAGCTTTGCATATAGATTCTAATGTCGAAAATCGAATTGCTTTTGCTTTTCCAGATTTTAAAATCGAAATATTAGCAGTTGTAATTCCAATTATTTCGGCAAGTTCTTTACTTTTCATTTTTCTTTTGGCTAGCATAACATCAAGATTTATTATAATTGCCATAAATTAAACTGTTAGTTCATTCTCTTCTTTCATTCCTTTTGCCAAATTCAGAGCGTTACTTTGAATGATAAAAAACATTCCGATAATGGACAAAAACAAAGGAATTAATAAATTATTATCATATATCAATTCAAATTTTCCTCCTGTTAATTTGCTTATCCATAAAACAACTATAAGAGCAAATGATAAAATTCCTGTGTATAGAAAATTATTCCCTGATTTTTTTAAATTCTCTATAGTTTTATTGGAAAAATATTTATTCGTTAATAAAAACCTTGCCATTTTTCTCAAAAAATACAGACCTCTTAAAAATATTATATAAGCAAATAGACTTACAATAAAAATTAACCAATAAAATAAACTCCAATCTTCTACACTCATATTTACTTGGTTAATATTGACAGTTCCAAAAGGTATTATAAATATTATCCCAATTAGTCCAATAAAATGTAGAATGTAAAGTATGTCAACAAGTGTTTTAAATAATATTGCTTTTTTCATATTTGATGATTTAATTATTCAAATATACAATAATTATTGTTAAACAATAATATAATTATGATTAACGATGTTTTTTTAACTTGTGGCTAACGTTTGGTGTATGGGCAGTAAAGGTTTTCTTGCCCTGCCTTTCGCTGTGGCGATTATTTTGATTTTGTGCTTTTACTTAGAGGCAAGCACTTTAGCCTTTATTGCCTATACACGGTGTTGTAAAACGTACTTTTATCAGATTTCGATTGAAATATTGACCTTTCCTCCAAGCCCTTTTTCTACGATGTCAAATAAGGTTTTTAAAGTGAGATTACTGCCATTATTTTCTACACGTGAAATATAAGTCCGCTTTTTATCAATCAGCTCGCCAAGTTGTTCTTGTGTCAGGTTTTTTTCTTCTCGTGCATTTCGTAAAAGCAAGCCGATTTTAAATGACTCAAAATCTCTTTCGAGTTCGTCTCTGCGTTCAGTTCCTTTTTCTCCGTAAACGGTATCTTTTATGTCTTTCCAGCTTTTAGTTTCCATCTCTGTTGTTTTTTTCTTCATAATACTCTTTCATTAATCGGACAGCTTTGTCGATTTCTTTTTTCGGTGTTTTTTGCGTCTTTTTTGTAAATCCGTTTAAGAGTATAACTAACTTACCTTTGTCGAAGAAGCAAAAAACCCGCCAGATATCCGACCCCAATTTTATTCGAGCCTCATATAATCCTTTATGGGTTTTCATTGGTGCCAAATATGTTTTCGGCACGTGTTGAAAGGTTTCGATTATTTCAATGACCTTAAATATTTTGTCCTGAATCTTTTTCGGTTGAGCAAGTAGAAACTCCTCGAAATAATGTTTGTACTGTATTACTTGCCTAACTTTTTCCATTGGCACAAAGGTAACTTAAAAGTTACTATTTTCAAAATTCGGAATTGTGTTTTTTACAGATGGATTTTTCTTTGGTATTCTGACTAACGTCAAATTAAGTTGCTGATATTCAGGTTGTTTTTAAACCCTAGGTCCTCTGGTTTCAATTCAAATTTATCCATTTGTTTTTTAATGCGGTTCACTAGTCCGAGTTTTCTTTTTTGGTCCAGGAACAAGTATTGTTTCGGAGGCTGATATTGGATTTTTTTTGTGATCATGTTCCATATAATTACTGCGAGTTTTCGAGCCGTTGCACTCACTGCCGAATGCCTTCCCTTGCGGTAGGCGACCCTTCGGAAAAAGTCGGATAGATGGGTGCCCTTTAGGTTGCCTATGGCATTGGCCGCTTGGCGCAGGGCGATCTTTAGCCGGTTACTTCCCTTAGGCACTCTGTTGCTTAGTATTTTCTTTCCTGATATCTTATTATTGGGCGCTAGCCTGAGCCAGGAAGTAAATTGTTTAGATGAGCCGAACTTATTGAAGCCCTCGGGACCTATCTCGCTCATAATGGTCAATATCGTGGAGTGGCTCAATCCTTCGATGGCAAAGAGATCAACCCCGTCAAAATAGCGGAAAGCTATTTGGTTCAGATCTTTGATCTGTGGTGCATTTTTGTTCATCCTCTTATGCGGCTTTTCAGTTGTTTTCATTTTCCCGCGCTCAGGATGCTGTTTCAGTTCTTGCTTTATAAAATGTTCGATCTTTTTGTCGCAGTCCGCAATCTTTTTTTGAAAGAACTTATAGGCCTCGAACTCTTGTTGTAGTCCAAAGAGATAGTCAGACCGGTTGTTGCCGTGGAGTGCACTGGCAATTTCTTCTTTTGGTTTTCTGCAGTTGTAGTGGCGGTGCTCGGCTAGACTAAGGGGATCAAGGTTGCCCTTGCAGATATCCTCAATGATCTTCATGCCTGTAAGGCCACATACGTCCTTGACCACTACGTCCAATCTAAAGTTCAATAGTTTTAGGTACTTCTGCATCTTGTGCGTAGCCGAAGCGGCCAGATCTATCCAGTTTCCCCTTTGGCGACAGAATGTCCTCAACTGTTCGGTTGTAAGATCTGGTAGGAAGCTGCCGCTGAGCAACCCTAGGGTGTGGAGTTTCTGTATCCATCGGCAATCCTTAACGTCTGTTTTTTTACCCTTGGCATTCTTGGTGAACTTTCCATTGGCCAGCACCACCTCAAAACCGAAGGAGATAAGCTCTACGTACAGGTTTTGCCAATAGTCTCCAGTGGACTCCATTGCCACTGTGGTCACGTCAGATTCCATGAGCCACTGGCAGAGTGCTGTGAGATCTTCGGCATAGACCCCGAATTCCCTTACATTGTCTAGTTCTTGGCCAATGGCCACATAGTGGGAGCGGCTGCCCACGTCGATTCCGGCGGCATTGAAATTTACAACGTCCATGCCGAGTTTCATTTTTCTTTCCATGATAAAAAAGTTTATGGATTAATAAAAAATGACCCTAAGGAAATGTAACTTTGATATAGAAAATTATTCTGAACGGGGTTCCTCTTTGATGGACCACCACTGAAATTATCAACAAGCCCTTGAATTAGTACTTCGGGGGCTTTTACATTTCAACCAGAATGTGTCCCGGGCTATGACGCGCCAGTTTAAAAAACGGCCTTGCATAGGATCAACGTAAAGTTCGGGAGTTCTTACCGTTAGCTCAAGAAATTAATAGAAATTTTTATGTGGGGAATGTTTTACAACGTCTCGTATAAACGCAGTAGCGGGATTGGCGCACGGACTTTTCGGTTTATACTAGACTTTAAATTTATAAAATTACTTTTCGGTTTTGCACTTGCCCGCTATTGTGTTTATGCAATGTTGTGGGCTGTGTTTTTTTACTCTGTTTTCGTTCTGCTTGCGTTTTCCTTTTTTCTCTTTCCCGAACCATCGCAGAAAATCAATTGCGTTTAATGGTCAGGTAGAAGTTGTTTTTCTTTATTCCACTTTGACAGAAAAGTGAAGCTAACTGTTTGTTACAGGCTTCTATTTTAATATTTTATTATTTCGCTTAATTTTCCGTTAGTAAAATATAGTTTAAGCATACCAGTATATTCCCATATTTCTATTTCTCCTTTTGCATCCGTGTATGATTTTTTATTAAGAGTTATTCCATAAATATCTTTACACATTTCTTTTGTCATACCAATAGTTCCTTTTTTATTAAAAACAAGATTCCCATAATTCTGACCATATTTTTTTACAAGGCTATTTAATTTCTCTTTTCGCTCAGCTTCTGTTTTTTCACTTCGTTTTTCGGCTATATGTTTAGGGGTGAATACTTCGGAAAACCACCAACGTCCAGAATTTGACTTGGTAATATTCATTATAATCGTGTCATTTCCATTACCTAAAATTGCCATATATTTTAAATCTTGGTCTTCATTTGTTATTTCATCTCCAGGGAAAAAATTTATATCTCTACCTCTAAGTAGGCTAAACCTTCCTTTCCATTCTGTTCCTTTGTCAATATAAAGACTTCCGTTCTTTGTTGAAAGGGGGAGTTTATCAGCGCTGAAATCTTGCGTTGCAATAAATGAGGTTTTCGAAAATAAATCAGTAAGGTTTTCATAGAATGGTACGAGAACGAAAGAAATTGAAGATTCAACAACATAAACTATTTCTCCGGTCTCTTCATCTTTCAGTGTAAATAGTAAATCTGTTTCGAGAAACTCTTTGTTCCTATCATTAATTTTGGCATAAAATGGAGTTTTGCCAAGCTCTGCATCAATGCGTTCAATCTTAAAATATCTTTCATTAATAAATTCTCTTTTTAAGAGGTTAATTGTGGATTCATCCTTAAAAATATAAATATCTTTTTCTCTATAACTGTTTGAATATTTTGGGAAAAATATTTTGGAGTCATTATATCTTGAATAAAATTCTTCCTTGGTTGGTGTTTTATCTTTCGGGGGATTATACCCATAGTATTCCTCATAACTTAGGAAATTCTCATGATTTTCATACGGAGGTGCTTTTACAATTTCCTTCTCTATATTAGCTCTATCGAGAGAATTCCCCATTGTGATTTGTGATGAAACCATTGATGAACATAATAAAATAAATAATGCGCTAATAGTTTTTTTCATGGTTTTTTAATTAATGTTTTCCAATAATTGGTTTTAATTTTTTACTTAGCCTTTTTTCTAATAAAATTAAATAGTCTCGACTTTCTTGTTCAAAGAAA includes:
- a CDS encoding helix-turn-helix domain-containing protein encodes the protein MAIIINLDVMLAKRKMKSKELAEIIGITTANISILKSGKAKAIRFSTLESICKALECQPADILEYKETE
- a CDS encoding DUF2975 domain-containing protein, whose amino-acid sequence is MKKAILFKTLVDILYILHFIGLIGIIFIIPFGTVNINQVNMSVEDWSLFYWLIFIVSLFAYIIFLRGLYFLRKMARFLLTNKYFSNKTIENLKKSGNNFLYTGILSFALIVVLWISKLTGGKFELIYDNNLLIPLFLSIIGMFFIIQSNALNLAKGMKEENELTV
- a CDS encoding helix-turn-helix domain-containing protein, with the protein product METKSWKDIKDTVYGEKGTERRDELERDFESFKIGLLLRNAREEKNLTQEQLGELIDKKRTYISRVENNGSNLTLKTLFDIVEKGLGGKVNISIEI
- a CDS encoding type II toxin-antitoxin system RelE/ParE family toxin, producing MEKVRQVIQYKHYFEEFLLAQPKKIQDKIFKVIEIIETFQHVPKTYLAPMKTHKGLYEARIKLGSDIWRVFCFFDKGKLVILLNGFTKKTQKTPKKEIDKAVRLMKEYYEEKNNRDGN
- a CDS encoding IS110 family RNA-guided transposase, encoding MERKMKLGMDVVNFNAAGIDVGSRSHYVAIGQELDNVREFGVYAEDLTALCQWLMESDVTTVAMESTGDYWQNLYVELISFGFEVVLANGKFTKNAKGKKTDVKDCRWIQKLHTLGLLSGSFLPDLTTEQLRTFCRQRGNWIDLAASATHKMQKYLKLLNFRLDVVVKDVCGLTGMKIIEDICKGNLDPLSLAEHRHYNCRKPKEEIASALHGNNRSDYLFGLQQEFEAYKFFQKKIADCDKKIEHFIKQELKQHPERGKMKTTEKPHKRMNKNAPQIKDLNQIAFRYFDGVDLFAIEGLSHSTILTIMSEIGPEGFNKFGSSKQFTSWLRLAPNNKISGKKILSNRVPKGSNRLKIALRQAANAIGNLKGTHLSDFFRRVAYRKGRHSAVSATARKLAVIIWNMITKKIQYQPPKQYLFLDQKRKLGLVNRIKKQMDKFELKPEDLGFKNNLNISNLI